The Sorex araneus isolate mSorAra2 chromosome 5, mSorAra2.pri, whole genome shotgun sequence genome has a segment encoding these proteins:
- the VMA21 gene encoding vacuolar ATPase assembly integral membrane protein VMA21 — MERLDKAALNALQLPYVRNESSLASTLKTLLFFTALMITVPIGLYFMTKSYVFEGAFGMSARDSYFYAAVVAVVAVHVVLALFVYVAWSEGSRQWREGKQD, encoded by the coding sequence ATGGAGCGCCTCGACAAAGCAGCACTAAACGCGCTGCAGCTGCCCTACGTCAGAAATGAAAGTTCATTAGCATCTACCCTGAAGACGCTCCTGTTCTTCACCGCTTTAATGATCACTGTTCCCATTGGGTTATATTTCATGACTAAGTCTTATGTGTTTGAAGGCGCCTTTGGGATGTCCGCTAGGGACAGCTATTTCTATGCTGCTGTTGTTGCTGTGGTCGCCGTCCACGTGGTGCTGGCTCTCTTTGTTTACGTGGCCTGGAGTGAAGGGTCACGGCAGTGGCGTGAAGGCAAACAGGATTAA